A segment of the Hallerella succinigenes genome:
CTTCCGCATGTACAAGAAGCTTTCCGGTATGACCGGTACTGCCGAAACGGAAGCGACGGAATTCATCAAGATTTATAATATGAACACGTGGGTCATTCCCACGAACAAGCCTTGCATCCGTAAGGATATGCAGGACATGGTTTACAAGACCGAAGACGCGAAGTGGAAAGCGATCGTCGCCGAAATCAAGAAGCGTCATGAACTCGGTCAGCCGATTCTTGTCGGTACCGCCTCGGTGGAACGTTCCGAAAAGATGCACCAGTTGCTTTTGAAGGAAGGCATTCCGCACGATGTGTTGAACGCAAAAAATCACAGTCGCGAAGCGGAAATCATCCAGTACGCGGGTTACAAGGGCAAGGTCACGGTGGCGACGAACATGGCTGGTCGTGGTACGGACATCGTTCTTGGACCGGGCGTTCGTGAGCTTGGCGGTTTGCACGTGCTCGGTACGGAACGTCACGAAAGCCGTCGTATCGATAACCAGTTGCGCGGTCGTTCCGGCCGTCAGGGTGACCCGGGTTCTTCCCAGTACTTCCTTTCTCTCGACGATGACCTGATGCGCATCTTCGGCGGTAGCAATGTCAAGCAGTTGATGGACCGCTTTGGAGTCGGCGATGACGAAGTGATTACGCACCCGATCGTTTCCCGTTCGATCCGTGGCGCCCAGAAGCGCGTGGAAAGCCAGAGCTTCGATACCCGTAAGTATTTGCTCGACTACGATAATGTGATGAACGAACAGCGTAAGGTGATTTACGGTTTGCGTCGTCGCATTCTGAACGGCGACGATATCCGCAGCGATATTTGGGCAAACGTTCAGGACGCTTGCGATATCAAGGTCTCCCAGTTTGTTTCCAAGGATCGCTTTGCCGATGAATGGAACTGGGAAGGTCTTTCGACCGCTGTCAAGTTGAGCTTTGCTGTCGAATACAATCCGAGCGAAGAAGAACGCGCTCAGAAGTCTGCCGACCAGGTTCTCGACGACGTCATCGAACTTTGCCAAAAAAAGTACGACAAGCTCGTGGAAATCATTCCGGAAAATGATTTCCGCAATATCGAACGTCGCATCTTCCTCTACACGATCGACCAGCATTGGAAGGAAAACCTTTACGCAATGGACCAGCTGAAGGACGCAATCCGCTACCAGGGTTACGCCCAGAAGGATCCGCTGGTGATGTACAAGAACCAGGCGTTCACCACGTTCCAGAACTGTCTCGAAACGATCGCAACGCTTACCGCTCAGCGCATCTTGAACATTCGCATTCAGCTCGGTAACGGCATTTCCGTTGCACCGGAACAGATCCAGAAGGTAAACCGTCCGGCTCCGCAGAACGCAGAAAACGCACTGTCCGCTCAGCCGATCGAAGCCGCCAAGGTTCCTTCCCAAGATGCTTCGACCGCAGAACAGCCGGCTGAAGAAGCTCCGAAGGCCGTGGATCCGGTGCCGGAAGCGCCGACTTCGAGCGCGATTCCGAGTTCCGCACTTCCGGGCACGCGTCCGCAGGCTCTGCGCCGTCGCACGATCCCGGCTGCCCAGGTGAAGAGCGCAGGTCCAAAGCTTGGACGTAACGATCTTTGCTGGTGCGGTTCGGGTCTCAAGTACAAGAAGTGCCACGGTAAGAATCTCGATTAATTTCGATGCAGACTGCCGAGCGTTTCTTTTGCCTTGAAGGCATTGATGGCTGCGGAAAGAGCACGCAGCTGAAGCGCCTTGCCGAATTCTTGACTGGCAAGGGCTATGACGTGCTCACGATTCGCGAACCGGGTGGCTCCGAAATCTCGGAAAGCATCCGGAGCCTTCTGCTAGATATCCGCTATAAAGGCGTGATGGATTCCAGAACGGAACTCTTGTTGTACAATGCCGCTCGTGCACAGGTCATTGCCGAAAAGATAGCTCCGGCTCTTGCCGCAGGTAAAGTTGTCCTTGCCGATCGCTTTGCCTGGAGCACTCTCGCTTATCAAGGTTACGGTCGAGAAATTGACCCGCAGATGGTTTTGAATCTTTCAAACATCACATGTGGAAAATTCAACCCCGCTTTGACGATTGTTCTCGACGTTTCTCTCGAAGAAAGCCGTCGCCGTCAGGCGGGGGAAAACCGTGTCGCGGACCGGCTCGAAAGCGAAGCGGTCAGCTTCTTTGAACGTGTCCGTAACGGTTACTTGAAAATTGCGGAAGTTTTTCCGGATTGCGTGAATGTTGTGGATGCAAACGGCGACATGGACAAAATCCAGGATCGGATTCGCGATTTGATCTTAAAGCGTCTCGCTTAAACTTTCAAAATTTTAGAGGGTATAACGCACATACGCGCCAATGGCGTGCATGGAGCGCGACATCGGTTCGACGCGTTCGTAGGCGGCGATCTTTGCGTAGGAATTCAGGCGAAGTCCCACGGCGAAGTCGAGTGGCAGATTCACTTCGAGGCCTAGATTGTTGAGAAAAACAAAGTCATAGCCGTTCGTGCCGTAGTGAGGCTCGGTATTCGGCCAGCTGCGGAAGAGGTAAGCGGCGGCGTAGTTGTAAAAGCGTCCGATGTTTTTCCATTCGAGCTGGAGCGTCGCCTTGTAGCTTCCACCCAGGCTGTATTGGTAATTTCGGGTTACTTTGTAGTTGGAATCCGCGGAGGCAAGGACATTGTCGTAGTTGAAGTCCGAAGATCCGAGGAGCACGTAAGAAGGCATGTGGATCATGCGGAAGTTGAAGCGGTCCGAAAGATCCACGCTTACGTCTGCGCCAAGGCCGATCGAAAGGGCGGACATTTCGACGAGGTCACCGTAGAAGGTATCGAAATGCAGGTAAGCGGCGAGGTCCATCCAGTTCGTGTTGTTGTGCCGCATATTCAAGTTCTTGAGTTTTCCGACCGAGGAAACGCGCATCAACATACCGTCTTCGCTCTGATCCTGGACAAAGCTAAAGGTGAAGTATTCGAAAGGTTCCTTGATCTTTCTGTCAGGGCGTCCATAGACAAGGTTAAGTCCATAGAAGGCCGATGGGGAATCCCAGTCGTTGTCGGAGCGGTCGTCGGCGTCCTGGTCGTAGCGGTATTCGTCGCCGAAACGGTGCCCTACGCCTGTGTAGATAGACCATTCCATTGGGGCATAGCCTGGGTTTGTTAAGCTAGGTCCGTTGATCCATTCCTGGAAAGTCGCGACCGGGCTTGCTGCAAAGGCGAAGAGGTTTTCTAGGAGTCCTGCTCCGGGTTTTGAAACGGCCCGGGTCGCAATGCGGTAAAGCATTTCACCGTAGATCGTACCGCCGACGCTCGTCGCGATCAGGTCGTTCGGCGCTGGATATTCCGTTTCGCAGAATTCTTCCCACATCCATGAGCCTGTCAGGGCAAAGAAGAAGCTCGCGTAGAAGTCGTAGCCCGCGGAACGTGCCGCAGCGTAGTACATGGAACCTTGGTACGGGTGACCGAAGAAGTTGATCGCGAAGTGGTTGTCGTCCCACTTCCAGCCTTCCTTAAAGTTGCGTTCCCAGTAAGAAGGTCCGGTCTTTGCATAGTCTTTTTGCAGAACGTAGCGGTCCCAGCCCCAGACGAACAGGTTTAAGAAGGTGACTTCTCCAAACGGAACGATTACCGGCAAGCGACTGCCGGTAGGGCTTCGAGGGGTGAATTCCGGCATCGCGGAAGAGGTAGAATCCTGCTTTAAGGAGTCTGCAACAGCGCCTTCGTTTGCAAAAACGTGGGCTGTAAGAAGTGTAAAACAGAGGATGCCTATCAATTTTTTCATTGCATATACAAAAATGCTCTTTTTTGTAAAGTTTTGTAGGCTATTATAAGATAAAGAGTGCGAAATATTGATAAAAAGGGTCATCGGGTTCGAATTCGCTTAAAAGCGACTGTTTGTGATTCGGATTCGATTTTCTATATTTGGGGCACAATGCAGTTATGCTTGGAAAAAGATCAGCTGGAAAAGATTCAGCGTATATTAAAAGTCCACTTCTCCGGTTTGGAAGTGGATGCCTATGGTTCGCGTGTGACGGGAGTCGAACTGACTCCGGATTCCGCTCTGGATATTGTAGTGCTTTCTCCTAAGCCGATCTCCTTTGAAGAAATGGTCAGCGTCGAGAAGGCGTTTGCCGATAGTGGACTTCCGTTCCGCGTTGACATCGTGGACTGGGCCAAGCTCACGGAGAACATGCAAAAGAACATTAAGAAAGAGCATATCGTTATCCAGGAAGCGAATGTCTCTGAAACTCGATAGATTATGGTAAAAAACGTCATCTTCCCCATGATTTCGGCAGTTTTGTTTTCTGCCGTCGTTGCAAGTGCAGCTTCTGCAGAACTTTCCAAGGCTGAAACCGCGATTCAGAACGGCGACTGCGCTACGGCGATGCCGCTGCTCCAGCCGCTCGCCGAAAAGAAGATTCACAAGGAAGACGGCGCCAAGGCTGCAGAACTTTTGGCCCACTGCTACGTAAAGACAAACGACACTGCGAACTTGGATCGTTTGACGAGTCGCTATCTGGAATACTATGCAGGCAACCCGAAGCGTTCTCGCATGGAAGTGATTGCCGCAGAACGCATGCTCCACTCGGATTCCCAGATGGTGAAGGGCGTGGAAACGCTTTTGAACGTGCTCGTCTACAGCAAGAACGGCGAAATCAAGGAAATGGCACAGAACCTCCTCGCTCAGACAATTTCAAAGGACAAGCGTTTGACGATTAGCCAGCTGACCGCATTTGCGGACAAGGCTGTGGTCAGCAAGAAAGTGTCGAACGTGACCTGGCTCCGCTTGGGCAGGGAACTTGCCGAAAAGAAAAATTACAAGGCTGCCCGTTACTGGTATAAGAAGGTCCTTGTTGCAAATGAAAATGAAGAATGGGTGGAACTAGCAAAGGATGCGATGGGAGCTCTCGAAGGCAAGTCTTCGATTCCGACGGTTCTTGTGCTCGCTCCGGTTTCCGGGGACTTTGCAGAATTCGGCTTGGACGCTGTGAAGGGTGTCCGCCTCGCTTTGGAAAAGGCGAACCTGAACGGTAAGGTGAACCTTCGAGTTGCCGATACCCGTGCAGATGCCGTGGAAGCTCTTCGCCGCACAAGACAGGTCGTGGCGCAGGACAGCGTCATTGCGATTGTCGGTCCGATCATGAGCGCTCCGGCTGCAACGGTCGCCGCTTGGCTCTCTTCGACACATTCGAATATCCCGATGCTCACCCCGACAGCGACGGATGCTGGCATTTCCCGCATGGGCTGGAATATTTTCCAGGTGAACGTCAGCATGGACAACCTCGCGACGGGCATTGCGAACTATGCAGTGGACTGCCTCGGCATTCGTGAATTCGCCGTGCTTTCTCCGATCGGGGATTTTGGAACGGCGATGACGCAGAGCTTTAGCCGCGCTGTGGAAAGCCGTGGTGGCGTGATTCTTGCCACGCAGGAATTTGAAGAAGGCCGTCCGGATTATACGACGGAGTTTCGCAAGCTCCGAGCGGAACGTTTTGATCAGATTTTGCACAAGATGAATATTGCCCGCGGCGCGAAGAATTTGGATGCGATGGGTGCGAAGGAAAAGCGTTCCTTCATGAAGGATTCCGTCTTTAAGGTTCCGGGAATCTTTATTCCGAGCTCTAGCCCGTCGGATGCAGGCTTGATCGCTCGTCAGGTCGCTTATCACAAGCTGGACGGTACGCTGCTCGGTACTTCGGGTTGGTATGGTCAGGACTTGATCGATGAAGGTAAGAAGCTCGTCGAAGGTTCTTACTTTAGTGTTTCCTTTGGAAATGCCGATACGAACCAAACTTATAAAGACTTCAAGAGCGCTTACAAGGCAAAGTGGAATGAAGAACCGAAGGCAGACAAGGTCAGTGGTTTGAGCTACAGCGCAGCAAGTATTGTCTTCTCGCTCATCGCTTCCGGTGAAACGGATCTGGTGAAGAAAATCTATTCGCAGAAGGTGTTCCGCGGCGTATATGGCGATATCCGCTTTGAAAAGGGCGCAAACGCAAACGTCCAGATTATGAGCGTGGATTCGAGCGCCTTTGTGAACAAGACGGTTTGCCCGTCCAAGTAATCAGTATTCGTCGACAGCGCACCCGCAGAGAGCGTCCATGACGTAGTTCTCGGGTTCGCCTCGTAAATAGAATGTGTAAAGGTCTTCGTCGTCTGTGCAATCTTCTAGATTGACGCCCTTGCGGAGCATCAATTCTTGAGAGATGCGTCTTTTGAAAGTTTGAAAACCGGAGCTTAAAAGGGTCAGGGAAAGCGAGGCCGGTTTGTGAAGAATCTTCATCATAGGTTGCCTTCTTTGTTTGACTTTGGGCTCGGGACTTTGACGGAATTTGTCAAGCGTCTCTATTTTGGATATACACAAATTGCAAAAAGCTGTGAAATTACAAATTTATTATTTTGAACTTTCAGATTGTTAATTTATATGTAGAAAATGATGGATAGGACTGAATGTTACGGGGCAAAAATCGCATGACAGATGGTTCCACGCTAAAATTTTTGGAGAGCGTAAAATGATAAGTCTTTGATTCCGAATGCTTTACAATTTTTTCGCCCTTTAGAAATCGTTCCTGCTTTTTGGTATATTTAAAATCAAATGTTATTGCATGTTGGAATAAAAACTGTCGCTTTCGCTACGCTTTTCGGCGCGGCGCATGCTTTTGCGGGCTCTTCGCTCTTTGCTTTGCCCGGTGATTTGCAGTCCGAAGCCAAGCGTTCCGTGAAGCTCGCTCTGAATGCGGATTATAAAACTTCTTACCAGGTTTCGGAAAAGATTCGGGCAAAGAATCCCGGCGCGGCCTGTGTGCTGCGGAATGTGGTGCGCCTAAGTGAATTCGATGACGTCGGGGATACGCTTGCCTTGGAAAAGGCGGCGAAAGAACTTTCGGAGTGCACGGCAGAGGGCGCCTGGGATGTGCTGCGCGCCTTTGAACTAGGCTATGCGCAGTCAGCGCTCGGAAGCTCTTTGAAAGGCGCTCTCGGTACGCGGAGTGCGGCAAAGAAGTTTGAAGATTCCGAGGACAAGGATGCGAAAGCCTTTTATTCAATCTACGCTTACTATGTAGACGATGGCCTGAGTTTTTTGCCGTTCGTTTCAGACGATCGGGATGCTTACTTGAAAATCTTGGAAGAGCGTTCGGCGAATTCCGAGCTGTTCTGGGCGCTGTTCGCGACGCCGCTCGCCTGGATGTATTACGACAAGCAGGAATACGGCAAGGCGTTGAAGGTGGTGGAACGGGCCATTTCGAAGGCGCCTGCAAACCCTGTTTTTTGGCAGATGAAGGCCGATATGCTGTACAAGCAGAAGAAGTACGCGGAAGCGGCGAAGATCTACGAGAAAAGCGCTGCGGAGTATTTGAAGCGCACGGGAAAGTCGGTCCGCTATTTTTGCGCGATCGGTAACCTCTCGCGGATCTATTTGGATGCGGGCGACAAGGAAAAGTCCAAATTCTATGCGGATAAGCTTTTAGATCCGGATTATGAAAAGATCGAAAAGTGGATGCCCGGATCGCTTGTGAAGGATTTGGAGAAAAAAGATCTTTTATAAGATTTCTGTTTTGAAAATGCCTCTTTAGAAATTTCCTATTTGCAAATAAAAAATCCCGCTCGCACCGAGCGGGATTTTTCAGAGTTCATGAAGACTCGGATTAATACTTCGCCTTGAGTACATTCGGGCATTCGACTTCGGTGTAAGTATGGTTCGGGTTGCCTGCGGCTTCCATGAAGTTCGCGAGGAAGAGGCAACCTTCCTTGGCCTGAGCGTCGCTGCTGAAGCTGGCGTTGCACTTTTTCACCAAACAAGCCTTACGATCGGTGAGGTAATTGACACCATCGGAGTATCCCACTTCTTTTTCGCATTCGCTAAGGAGACCGCCGTATTGGGCGCCCTGGCTACCCCAGCCGTAGCCGGCGGTTCCGTTGAAGATACCGACGCCGCCGCCTGGGATCATGATGTCGAACTGGCCTTGGTTCACATCTGAACCGATATTTGTCACCATGACAATCAGCTTTTTGCCGACGAGAGCCTTGTGGTTGGCCTTGGTTTCGTATTTGCCCGTACCCGTGAAGGTCAGTTGGAAGCACTTTCCGCATTGGCCACCATTGGACGCGGGGACAGCCGCAAAGGCGAAGCCGATGTTGTCGCAACCGCTAATCGTAAATGGAATTTGGCTTGTGCAAGTAGCAGCGGAACCGCCATCACAGACGCTCTTGGCGTTGAAGTCGCTGAGTTCGGTTTTTCCGTTGGCGTTGCACTGCTTTGCTTCGTTTCCGTTGCCCGCATTTGCGGACCAAGAACAGCTTGGCTTACAGCCGTCCCAATAGCGGGTTGCCCAGCCGGAGCCGCTAGATCCGCTCTTTGTGACGATAGTCGGGCAGCCGGTAGAGATGCTGACAGAACTCGAAGAAGCGACAGAACTCGAAGAAGCGACTGAGCTCGAGGAACGCACGCTCGAAGAAGACGATCTAGCGGAGCTTGAGCTAACAATCTGCTGAACGCTCGAAGAGCTGACAAACGTGGCGTTGCCGACATTTATCGTTAGGGAGAAAGCTCCATCGCTGAATGTGAAGGTTTCTGTAGAAGTTCCATCGGCAAAGTAATCAGGAACTGTACCCGTTACGGTATAGGTCTTCGCGTTTTCGTCAAATTTTGTCGTGAGCCAATAGAGCGTCCAGTTGCGGGACGGTTCTGCTGTAACGCCGCTAAAGACGATGGTCGAAATCGAAGCGTTCTTGGCAACGGTCTGGGTCAGATTTCCGGTTACGGTAATGCTCCCGCTTTGCTGCTGACTTGCAGAAGAAAGGATAACGGATGCGGAGGAGTTGGTAACGACAGAAGTGGAAGACTTTCCGGTAGAAGTGGAAGACTTTTCGGAAATGATTGTGCCGTTGGTATCCACAACAGTTCCGTCTGTAAGAGTAATGTTGCCCGAATCGGAGTCAAAAGTTCCGATAATGTTGCCATTTGCATCCCGGACGGTCATGTCGGAATAGATATCGCCGACCACAACACTTGCGACGAGAGTCGCACTTGAATCTACAGAAATCGAAGAACTGCTAGCGACAGTTGCACTCGAAGTTTTGGTCGCTTCGGAAATCACGTTACCGGAAAGATCCTGAACGGAACCGTCGGTGAGGGTGATGCTCTTGCCGTCTTCATTGAGAATGCCGATGATGCTTCCGCTCAAGTCGGTGACGTTGCCATTATTGTCGATGAGGTAGCCGATTGAGGTGATGTTCGGAAGCAGAGTCGTATCTGCAGCAAGGAAAGTGTTGCCGGCAGCATCGGTAATGGTTCCGTCTGCGTTCAACTGACCGGCAGTTTCGCCCGTGGCAAGGTTGTAAACGATGCCTGTCGCCGGGTCAATGGTGTAACCGCCGACGTAATATGGCAGTTCCGAAACCCTCGGTGTGTCGTTATCGGAAGATTCGTTGGACGAACTTTCTCCGCAGTTCCATGTAAAGAGAGCTGCGGAGAGGGTGATAATAGATAAGTAACGTTTTTTCATCATGATTCCTCTGCTTGGATCCAAACACACACACCGTTAAGTTCTATTACTTATTGCAACCCTGCGGATAACTGTCGGAAAGACATTCGAGGGTGTCCAAGGCGCCGCCCGTATAGGTAGACCAGTCGTCCTTCCAAGCAATGCGAGTATCCTTGGTGGTGTTGATGGTTGTTTTATACTTGTCGATCAGGTATTGCGGGCATTCGATTTCTTCCCAGTTGTAAGTCGGGTTGTCGGCGGCCATGTACCAGTCGGCAAACCAATTACAGCCCTTGAGAAGGTTGTCGTAGCCGGTAAATGCCGCTGCGCACATATCCTTCACGCATTCCTGATACTTGGCGACCGTATTATCGTAACCGAGAGACTGCTGGCAGTAAGTCAGGAAGCCACCGTACTGAGCGCCCCATTGTACGTTGGAACCGCTCACCATGGTAGAAAGAGCGTCATAAAGACCGACGCCACCACCCGGGACCATCATGTCGAACTGGCCTTCTTCCACGTCATAACCGATGTTCGAAGCCATCACGATCATGTGCTTGCCGGCAAGAGCCTTGTGCGTTGCCTTGACATCGTTTGCATGGTTTCCACCATTGAATTGAATGTGGTAGCACTTACCGCAACCCGCATTTCCGCTACCCGGTGCGGCGACAAAGCCATAAGAAAGCGTATCGTTCACGGCGACAGGAGCCATATCCGTGCAGGCGAATGCGCCGCTACTTCCACCGCCACGATCGCTCGAGCAGGCGCTGGTTGTGCCCTGATAGCCCATCCAATACTGCTGAACGTTATAGCTCAAGGTGTAAGTCGGAATTTCAACGTCGTGAATGTTGCAGTTGCGGGCCGTGGTGTAGCTTGCCTGGTAGGTCGCTTCGCTCGTGGTGTCCACGTTACCCGGCCAAGAGCAGTGCGGTTTGCAAGCATCCCAGTAGCGGGAGCTCCAACCGGTGGCACCATTGTTCAAAAGGGAGTTCAAAACAGGAACTTCGTAACCGCTCGGGTCCATGACACCGCTACCGCTAAAACCGGCTGTGCTGCTCGAAGAAACGGTTTCTACAGCTTCGCTGCTCGAACTAGCGATGTCTCCGCTGGCCGAAGACGTTACGTCGCCCGTTGTTGCTGAAGACGTGATGTCGCCTGTCGCGGCAGAAGATGTCGGGCCGGAAATCACCGTGCCGTTCGTATCGACAACGCTTCCGTCGATCAAGGTAATTGTACCAGTGGCCGAATCAAATGTACCGATGACGTTGCCGCTTGCATCGCGTACGGTCATATCGGAATAAATTTCGCCAACTGTCACGGTGGCGACCAAAGTGGCGCTCGGATCTGCGGTAATCGCTGCGCTCGAAGACGAAGCGTCTGCGGGGTCTAAACCGCTCGAAGAATCACTCGAACAGTTCCATGTAAAGACAGCTGCACATACAAGCAGAGCGGCTTTTGCAAAAGGAAATTTCATAGAAACCTCGTCCCGTCGGACTTGATCAAATTTGACGGATTTAAAATAATTTCGGCCGTCTTATTTTTCTTGTAAAATTCTCTTCACTGTGATTAAGTGTTCTTTAATCGTTCCCAAGGAATCTTTTTTGTATTTTATGTAAGAAAAAGAAAACAAAGTTTTGAGCGGGAAAAAAGTTGGAAACAAAAAGGGTGTGGAATATCATTCGGGGACGCTTGATTTGTAAATAGTTAGTATTTTTATAGAAAATGAACAAGCATTTATTAACTCTGATTTTGATGGGATCTAGCCTTGCGCTGTCCGAGCCTCTTTCTTTACAAGATGCGATGCAGAAAGCGAAGCAGAAGAATCCCCAGTTGGTGGCGAGTAAAACGCACCTCGACAAGGCAGAAGCGCAAAAGACTTCTGCACGTTCTCTTTTTATGCCAAAGCTTTCGATTACCGGTAAGGTGACAAAGATCGATGACGATATCACGATCGACCTTCGCGATATGCGCACGGCGATTCTCGGGTCGAATTACGCTTCGACTTACACGAGCGTTTACGCGCTCGCCAGTCAGCAATATGCCGCTTATGGAGACGAGGGGAAGGCGATGGCTCAGAAGGCAGCTGGAACTGCAGCTACTCAGGGACAGCAGACTTTGGCGGCACAGATGCCCGAAGACAAGTTCAAGTTAAAAGTTCAGGATGACCTCTTCTTCAATGCGACGGCGACTCTTGTATGGCCGATCTTCACCGGTGGCAAGATTTATTCCGCCTACAAGGCTTCGACGGAAAACGTAGAAGCGGAAAAGGCGGCATACAATCTCGTCGAAAACACCGTGATGATGGAAGTCTGCACGCGGTACTTTACCGTGCGCCTCGCCGAAGAAATGGTTTCGCTTCGCACGGAAGCCTACAATACGATTCAGGCGCACGTCGATCAGGCGAAGAAGCTTGAAGAAGGCGGTCAGATCTCTCGAGCCGAGCGTTTGCGCGCTGAAGTCGCTTTTGTCGAAGCGGAAACGGAAAAGGACAATGCGGAACGCGACCTTTCGCTTGCCCGTCTCGCCTTGGCGAATACGCTCGGTGAAAGTGATACCGCTCTCACAACGACCACTTCGATCGTGCCGAAGGAACTTTCGGAAAGCCTTGAAGAATACAAGAAGCGCGCGATTGAAAATTACCCCGGCATGAAACAGCTTGAACAGGCGAAAAAGCGCAGCGAACGAGCCGTGACCGCAGCCCGTGGCGACTACTTCCCGACGATAGCGCTCTTCGGCAAAAAGGAGCTTTACACAAAGGATCTGACGATTCTTGAACCGGAATGGGCCGTGGGCGTTGTCGCCGAATGGAACATTTTCCATGGGGGAGAAACCGCAGGTAAAGTCGCCGAAGCGAAGGCGACTCAGCGCGAAGTCTTGAGCTTGCAGAATCAGGCGGTGCAAAACATTTCGTTGCTCGTCGAAAAGCGTTACCGCGAATATCAACATGCAAAGGGACGTCTTGAGTCGTTGAAGAAAACGGAAGAGCTGGCCAAGGAATCCTTGGAAGATCAGCAGAAGGTTTTTAATGCGGGCATGGGAACAAGCTTGGACGTGGTGGATGCCCAGCTTTCCTTGGAACGCCTTCGCATTGCGATGCTCAAGGCGAATTACGATGCGACGATGGCTTTGGCTGGACTGTTGGAAACCAGCGGTCAGGTAGAAAAGATTCAAG
Coding sequences within it:
- a CDS encoding glycosyl hydrolase family 5, with the protein product MKFPFAKAALLVCAAVFTWNCSSDSSSGLDPADASSSSAAITADPSATLVATVTVGEIYSDMTVRDASGNVIGTFDSATGTITLIDGSVVDTNGTVISGPTSSAATGDITSSATTGDVTSSASGDIASSSSEAVETVSSSSTAGFSGSGVMDPSGYEVPVLNSLLNNGATGWSSRYWDACKPHCSWPGNVDTTSEATYQASYTTARNCNIHDVEIPTYTLSYNVQQYWMGYQGTTSACSSDRGGGSSGAFACTDMAPVAVNDTLSYGFVAAPGSGNAGCGKCYHIQFNGGNHANDVKATHKALAGKHMIVMASNIGYDVEEGQFDMMVPGGGVGLYDALSTMVSGSNVQWGAQYGGFLTYCQQSLGYDNTVAKYQECVKDMCAAAFTGYDNLLKGCNWFADWYMAADNPTYNWEEIECPQYLIDKYKTTINTTKDTRIAWKDDWSTYTGGALDTLECLSDSYPQGCNK
- a CDS encoding glycosyl hydrolase family 5: MMKKRYLSIITLSAALFTWNCGESSSNESSDNDTPRVSELPYYVGGYTIDPATGIVYNLATGETAGQLNADGTITDAAGNTFLAADTTLLPNITSIGYLIDNNGNVTDLSGSIIGILNEDGKSITLTDGSVQDLSGNVISEATKTSSATVASSSSISVDSSATLVASVVVGDIYSDMTVRDANGNIIGTFDSDSGNITLTDGTVVDTNGTIISEKSSTSTGKSSTSVVTNSSASVILSSASQQQSGSITVTGNLTQTVAKNASISTIVFSGVTAEPSRNWTLYWLTTKFDENAKTYTVTGTVPDYFADGTSTETFTFSDGAFSLTINVGNATFVSSSSVQQIVSSSSARSSSSSVRSSSSVASSSSVASSSSVSISTGCPTIVTKSGSSGSGWATRYWDGCKPSCSWSANAGNGNEAKQCNANGKTELSDFNAKSVCDGGSAATCTSQIPFTISGCDNIGFAFAAVPASNGGQCGKCFQLTFTGTGKYETKANHKALVGKKLIVMVTNIGSDVNQGQFDIMIPGGGVGIFNGTAGYGWGSQGAQYGGLLSECEKEVGYSDGVNYLTDRKACLVKKCNASFSSDAQAKEGCLFLANFMEAAGNPNHTYTEVECPNVLKAKY
- a CDS encoding TolC family protein, with the translated sequence MNKHLLTLILMGSSLALSEPLSLQDAMQKAKQKNPQLVASKTHLDKAEAQKTSARSLFMPKLSITGKVTKIDDDITIDLRDMRTAILGSNYASTYTSVYALASQQYAAYGDEGKAMAQKAAGTAATQGQQTLAAQMPEDKFKLKVQDDLFFNATATLVWPIFTGGKIYSAYKASTENVEAEKAAYNLVENTVMMEVCTRYFTVRLAEEMVSLRTEAYNTIQAHVDQAKKLEEGGQISRAERLRAEVAFVEAETEKDNAERDLSLARLALANTLGESDTALTTTTSIVPKELSESLEEYKKRAIENYPGMKQLEQAKKRSERAVTAARGDYFPTIALFGKKELYTKDLTILEPEWAVGVVAEWNIFHGGETAGKVAEAKATQREVLSLQNQAVQNISLLVEKRYREYQHAKGRLESLKKTEELAKESLEDQQKVFNAGMGTSLDVVDAQLSLERLRIAMLKANYDATMALAGLLETSGQVEKIQDYLESGK